The Bdellovibrionota bacterium genomic interval AGGCCGGGACGGTTTTTGCGAGGTGGCGGTTCAAAAAGCATGACAGACCGACCGAAGGGCGGGCTGGCAGACTTTTTGACATCAATCATTCATCCAATTCGCTTGAAAAAAGGTTCGGATCTCGTCTAATAGCCCCGACCAGTTCGCGTTTTTTTCGGCGCGCGCGAGGATTACCCAGGGCTTTTCGTAATCAAACCGGAGCCTTTTGGCGCCCAGCCGAACGTTGCAAAATTGCTGCGGGATGTTTTGCGATCCCTCCGCGCTTTTGCCATTCCCTCTTGGGGAATCCGACCCGATTTTCTTGACGAATTCTTTCCAACTCTTGGCCGAAGGCGAGGTACTCTTCGCGGTCATGGCCATCCGCTATTTTCTTTACGTTCGCAAATCTACCGACTCCGAAGAACGTCAAATGCTCTCGATTGAAGCCCAACTTGCGGAGGTTCGGGTTCTTGCCGAGAAGGAGCATCTCCAAATCGTCGCCGAATTCACGGAATCCATGACCGCGAAGATGCCCGGCCGCCCAATTTTCAATCAAATGATTGCTCGTGTCGAACGCGGAGATGCTCAAGGCATTCTTTCGTGGCACCCGGATCGTCTGGCTCGCAATTCGATCGATGGCGGCCGTATTGTTTACCTCTTGGATTGTGGAAAATTAACGTCTTTGAAATTTCCAACGTTTTGGTTTGAAAACACCCCGCAAGGCAAGTTTATGATGAGCCTCGCCTTCGGCCAGAGCAAACTGTACGTCGATAGTTTGTCGGAAAATGTTCGCCGCGGCATCCGGCAAAAGCTCCGACGAGGTGAATGGCCCGGCTGGGCGCCGATTGGCTATCTCAACGATAAGACTTCACGCAAAATCGTCGTCGATCCTATTGAAGGCCCGCGGGTTCGCCGCCTCTTTGAGACATATGCGTCCGGCCGCGTAAGACTCAATGACCTTCGAGACCAGGCCCATGAATGGGGGATGAAAAGCCGAACAGGGAAACCGCTTCATCGTTCTCATATCCATGTCATGCTTTCAAACGCCTTCTATTTCGGTCTCCTCAAGCACGCGGGAGAGGTTTATCAAGGCACACATGAGCCCATGGTCTCGAAGGACCTTTTTGACCAAGTGCAATCGGTTCTTCATCGACTCGGCCGGACGCATTTCTCTCGAAAACATCATTTCCCGTTCCTTGGCCTGGCCAAATGCGTGACTTGCGATGGCGGTATCACAGCCGAAAGACAGAGAGGTCACCACTATTATCGCTGCAGCCGAAAACGGGGGCGATGTACCGAGCCGTATCTCCGAGAAGAGAGTTTTGCCGACCAGATTCAACGCGCCATCGCGGCTGTGGCGCTGCCGGATGACACGTTTCAAAAAATGCTCGCGGCGTTGGCCAAGGAACAGGAAGCGTCAAGCCAGCCCATCGAGAAGCTGAAAGCAGAAACGAGGGAAACTGTCGGCGATATTTCAAAGAAACTGGACCGCTTGCTCGACGCCCATCTCGACGAAACAATTGAGAAGGCTGAATACCTCTCCAAGAAGGAATTGCTTCTCAATGAAAAACTCCGTCTCGAAGAGCGTCTTCGCAAGTTGGAACAGACTCGAATGGGCTGGCTCGAACCGACAAAAAATTTCCTCATTGCGGCTCACCGCGCGGGGGCTATCGCGACGAGCGACGACATGGCCGAAAGGAAAGAATTCCTCAAGAAAATCGGGTCGAACGTTCGGCTGGGCGCCAAAAGGCTCCGGTTTGATTACGAAAAGCCCTGGGTAATCCTCGCGCGCGCCGAAAAAAACGCGAACTGGTCGGGGTGACTGGATTTGAACCAGCAACCCCTTGCACCCCATGCAAGTGCGCTACCAGGTTGCGCCACACCCCGACGGACAGCTCTTTTAATCTCTGTTCGCCCGGCTGTCCACGATTGACCTTTTTAGGAGTTCGCGGTCCTCAAATCGCATGTCTTCCGGCCGGATGCCCTGAACCAATTTTTCACAATAAAGGGCCGCACCTTTCCTGATTTCCAAAATTGGGACATCTTTCAAAAATCGAGTGACTCGGTTGCGGGCCAGTTCATGACAGGGGGAAAGATAACCCGCTTGAGCGAGGACGACATTTCGGACAGCCAGTTCTAGCTGATGCGAACTTTCTCGGATCGTTCCCAACGACAGCAGAAGGATGATCAGGGCCCATAGAATGCGTCGACGATTCTGAAGCTGCGTCATCCACTCTGTTTCCGCCATATGCTTTGCTGCGAGAAAGTAGAATACCAGTGAGGGAAGCAGCATTCCGCGCATGGAGACGTTGTTTGAGCCTGTGAGCCAGCCCGCATACGTCATTCCAAGATAAACGTGAGCCGCGATAAGATAATAGCGTTCCTGCTTTTTCATTCGTCGGTAATAGAAAAAAAGGAGGAGGGGGAGACCCCAAAATTCAATCATCGGGACCAAGATGGGTCGCAGTGTGATCGATAGGAGGAGATTGAGAACCGGAATTGAAGTCAGGGGGGCAGCGTTCACACCAAACACCCAGGTGATTTCGGACGGCTTGTTCAAAAAGAGGGGAACCAAGGAAACGGCTATTACGAGACAAGCCAAGGTGGATAATGGACCCCGCCGAATCGCTTGCCAGATGGATCGGACATGCGGCGGCAGGAAGAGAATGACCGGTAAGAACGCAAAGACACTGCTGTAAAACGAAGCGACGCAGAGAAGGCCGACGACGAGAACCTTCCATTCCGCCCGCTTGAAGTTTACGTTGAGCGCCATATGTCGGGCGACAAGAATCAGATAAGCTCCCACCAAATGATGGATCGTCCAGAAGAAGACCGTCGAAAAAGAAGAGATCTGGGCGTTCCACTGGAAGAATTCTGTCTCCCACCACTCGAAATGCCCCGCCCATTTCAGAGGGAAAAAGATCCAATCCAGGCCATAAAAAAATGTGCAGAAGAATAGAAAAAAAGAAATCTGTCGCTTGGAAGAAAAAAGGGAATTACTGATCTCCATTAAGCTGAACGTGACCAAAAGTGTGTAAGCCGCGTTCCCGAAGAATATGCAGTCCTTCAACGTCATTACCGGAATGATATATTTCAGAAATACGAAGGGGAGGAGGGCGCAATAGTAAAACGAAAACAAATAATCTTGGTTCAAGTAATGTCGAACCGGATACGTTCGGGAAAGGGAAAGGCTGATCAATTCCGCTAAACGGAAATAATCGTCCCCTAATGCCATAACAACTCCGTCCGTGCTCCATTCGAGCAAATAAGAAATACGCGGCAAAATCATCAGAGCGACAAAGAGAAGTGCGAGTTTCACGTGCAGATCCGAAATCTTGTACTCCTGGGTTTCAAACTCAGCGCCGTGTGCAAGCAAGAATGCGAACCCTAAGAAAAACAGCGGAAAGAGAACTGCGAGCCACCCCCCTTGAAGATGAAATCCATTGAGAACAGCCATGCAACTAATGCTGGAGAGAGCCGCGCCGGTCAAAAGCTTGCTGAAAAGAAACCCCTTCAAGGCGCGGTGAAAAAGAGCGTTCATGGGGGCGGTTCGGAACATATTACCAGGGAGTGCAAAAGTTACCGCTTGCCATGCAACTCTTGTTCAATTTCGAGCCTAGGGCCGAGTTAACTATTCAATAATCCAGGAACTGAACCTGGCACTGATGTTGCACACAACTCCTCGTAATTCCATGATCTTACGGGGTAAAACAGCGTGAACAGAACCAGCGTTCCTTCGATCCCGCGAACCTGGGAGGTTCTTCTTCGGCCCGAATCTTTTCACGCGATTCGCTTCGGCTCGTCTACGATAGCCATTTCTCTCGTCTGCTTGCTGGCCCTGGCTTTTTTCTCGATCGCCGACTATCGCGAAGTGGTTTTCCAGGATCGCGAAAACGCCCTAAATGTCGCGCAATCCAAACAGGATCAAGAACGAACTCAATTCGCTCAGTGGCTTCAAGAGAAAGAACGGGATTTCAATCGGTATCTGTGGATTACGGGTGAACTGTCGTCGGAACAATCCGACACCCCCGCGACTCAGAGTGCGGAAGTACCCTCCTACGATGCGTTGCGGGCGGGTATCGAGCGCCTGGAAAACCGGATTCGCGTCCTGTCCGATTTTCAGGCGCGGGATGAGGATTATTTCTGGTACGTGCCCTCGATTTCACCGGTCGCACTGGAGGAAGATTTCACGCTGGCCACCGGCCCTCTGACGATGAAGGAAATCCGGCGAGGATTATCGGGCGTGTCCTCCAAGCACGGGGTTCGAGTTCACCCGATCGACGGAAAAAAGGAGATGCACTACGGAATAGACATCTTCTGTCCTCTGGATACCAAAGTGAGGGCCACGGCCAATGGAACCGTCTTATTCGTCGGACAGTACAGCGCCGACGAGGACAATCTACGCCACAGTTTCGGAAATTTTGTAACGATCGGCCATGGCGATACGGGTATCGAGACTCTCTATGCGCACCTGGATAAAGTCTTGGTGCGTAAGGGGCAGGTGGTTCACCGCGGCGATGCGATTGCGTCCAGCGGAAACACCGGTTCGAGCACCGGTCCGCATGTCCATTACGAAGTCATTCGAAACGGAATCAAAGTAAACCCCTTGAATTACATTTCCGACGTGCCGCTCGTGGAAGCCGGGAAGAAAATCTTCTACGTCAAGAATCGGAAGGCGCCTTCAAGCAAAAAACTCGCTTGGAGGAGCCGGTGATCAGTTTGTACACGATCAATTATCCTGCGGCCGCTTGTGTCCTAATGCTGATCGGCGTCCTCCTCTATCATCTTCTGATGAGCCGCCGGCAAGAAATCGAAACGGCGACGTTCCCGGCCGGTCTGGAGTTTCTGACCGGGGATCAACTGTTTTCGCTTTCAACAAATCAGGACTTGGCCGTGAATTGTGAAATGTCGTTCGATCGCTTGACTTGCCGCCGCCTGTATGTGGGGCCGGACGCCATTCTAAGTGGAAAAGTAATCGAAGCGACTCAAATCATTGCGGAGGGGACGCTCCAAAACGTTCAATACATTCGGGCCGAAGAGGAAATCGTTATTAAGCAGGTGGCGGTGATCGGAAAGGTGGATTCGCCTCGCCTGGTTCTAGGAAAGCGGGCCGTGGCTACGATTCAAGTGGTGCCCGCTGCCACCAGGGTGATCATGAAACGGGGAGCTCAAAGCCGGGGTTTCTTCGGTTCTATCGAAGAACTCGAAAAAGCGCGGTTGTTGGCGAATCGCCGGATATCGACGTTGCGAAAGAGCCGGGAAGAAATTCAAACGTCGAAGGTTTCGGTGCTTCAGCCGCAAAAACGCGCGTAAGTCACAAAATAGAAAAGGCCCGCAGCTTTTTCACCGCGGGCCTTTTGAAACGTCAAGCTTCAGCCGACTATAACGTCTGCTTCAGCTCCGGTGACGGTCGGAAGCCGATCGTTTTGCTTGCCGGAATATTGATCACGGCACCGGTCTGCGGATTTCGGCCTTTGCGGGCTTTCCGCATGCGCACCGTGAACGTTCCAAAACCGGGATACGTGAACCGGCGGTCTTTCTTCACCCCTTTGGCGAGGTTCTCAAAAAGAGCGTCGGAAATCTCGTTGATGGCGGCTTTCGAAAGTTCGCGATGCTTCAAGGACGTTGCTACTTTTTCAACCAATTCTGCCTTTGTCATTTCAGTCTCCCTTTTTGTGAGTAATGAGTTTCAAAAAAGTTGTCTCTCCAGTATCAACTGGTCCTATCGCTGTCAACAAAAAGTGATCGTCGGAAGGGCTTTCAGAGCGCGATTGACAAGGAATGGGCCGGGCTTCAAGTTTATATCAGGGGATGCGACGAGCGTTCCTGCAAACGAGATGCCATGCCGTTTCTCGGCCAATCACTTCCGCGTGACAAGCTGAAGATCGGACGGCTGGACTTTTCGCTGTTCGAGCAATTGAGCGTAGAAAGCGTAGTTTCGAACGATCGATTTCACGTAATTTCTCGTCTCCGGGAAAGGAATGAGCTCGATAAACTCTTCGTTTGGAAGTTTCTTCCATTGACGCACCCAAATGTCCACTTTGCGGGGACCCGCGTTGTAAGCCGCAAGAGCATAAACAAGATTTCCGTTGTAGTTGATCAACTGTTTCTTTAGGTAACGTGCACCGAGCTCAACATTTCTATGACTTACAAGTAATTCGGTCTTTTCGGGAACCGATTCGCCTCCCTCTTTTGTAACTTCACGGGCCGTTTGCGGCATGAGCTGCATCAGTCCAAGGGCCCCGGTCCGGCTCTCCGCGTTCTCTTGGTACGCGCTTTCCTGTTTAATGAGAGAGAATAGTAAAAGAGGGTCCAGCTCGTTGGACGACGCGTATTGACGGATCGTCTCGTCGAACTCCACGGGGAAATAGATTTCCGCCAAATGTTTCGGGATACCCGCCCTTCGCTCGCGGCGGATCAGATCGCCGGTCAATCGAATTGCACTGGAGTGCTCGCGGGCAACGGCATACAAGAGAGCGACCCATTCGCTTGCAGCGGGGTCGATATCCAGATCCACGCCATCGAGCACTTTCGCGGCGCCGTAAGGAATGCCTGCCGAAAGATAGGATCGAGCTTTTCGCAAACGATAGGAGTTCCAAAAATCTGAGGGGGGAGGGGCCGACGGAAGGACCTGATTGATGGTCGGAAGCTGGTCGGACAGAAACGCGTAATAGGAGAGGGGCGCTGTTTTTCCCAGTTCTTCTCGATACTTTCGAGCTTCCTTGCTACGCCCGGATCGATCGTATGCTTGGGCCAGCCAATACAGATATTCCCCTGGATCCATGGAACGTCCTCGAAGAGACAGGCCGTACTGGAGATATTCAATCGATTTCTGGAAATCTTTCATCAGATAGGAGAGCCACGCCACTTTGAAATGCGCCCGCTCAAAAAAGCTGTTCGTGGAGTGGGCGCGAACGATTGCCTCGAACCACTTCCGAGCATCCGACCAACGACTTCGGTCCTCGGCGATCCGACCGAGAGCGTAAAGAGCTCCTCCGCATTTTGGGTGATCGGGGAATCGTTTCACGAAAACTTCAAAGATTTTGGCGCCCTCCCGATTGAAACCCTCGTCCCAAACCGCGCGGGCGAGATCGTGTAAAGGCGCCGCCGGAAGGTGATGAATGATCCCCGCAAATGATTTTGAACCGTAGCCGAGCTGCTCGACGACGAGGGAGCGAAGACGGACGGATGCCTTTTCCGCGGCGATGGTATTGGGGTATTGGCGAAGAATCAGAGTCAACTTCTCAACCGCATCAGGTGCGTGCCCCTTTTTTTGAAGGTCGACCGCCTCCCTGAACAATTTCTCCTCGGGTTGAGGCCTGGGGCGGCCTTGGCTCCAAGATTCCCGATACATCGACCGCGCCGGAAGGGTCGGCAGGGGAGGAAGATCTTTCACCAATTCCTGAAAGGCCGGTTCTTCGGGAAATGTTTGAAGGCCCCGGTCCACCCAATAACGGGCCTCCACCGGCTCGTCTTCCGAGATCAGGATACGGGCCATGGAGGCCCAGAAGAGTTTTCGATCCGCGTCGTCCAAAGACATATCCGATTGAAGGATGGAAAACAGCTGGGGACGGACTTCCTGGGTCCGGTTTTTTTTGAGGAGACCCCGGACGTAACAGAGCGTCGCTTGGGCGTGCTCTTCGGGCGCCCGATCGGAAAAGGGGCCGGCGTCCGTCTCCGCGAGGCGCGACAGAACCGCCAAAGCTTCGTTGCAGCGGTTGATGCTGTCGCCTGGGTTGCCGGCCTGACCGGCGTCCGTCCCCAGACGACGAAGCGCACGTGCCTCATAAAAAAGGGCGGCGTCCTGAAGGAGAGAGTCTTTTTGGGCCTTGTGAAAATATTCGATCGCTTTTTTCAGGTTCCCCTGATTCAAGTGAAGAAGCCCCTCCGCCATATCGAGAGCCGATTTCTGATCGCTCGGGAGGTCTTTTTTCCGTCGCTCCGTACGAATGTCGCTTTCGATTTCCGCTCGAACGGCGTCCATCTGGGGTTCCGTCAAATCCGTGGTGAAAAACCGCTGGCCGTCCAATTCCATCGAAACGTGGGGAGAGGCAAGGGCCGCCGGAAGCAACGCAAGAGGCCACATGATCAAGACAATTCTTGAGATCACAGCAAAGAAAGGTTACACAAACATTATGCTAAAGACACTTCTGCGCACCGTTCTTGTGATCATCGTTCTGGCCGGCGTGTTTTTCTTCGCTCTTCGAATGTGGGAAAGCCGCCGCGGAGCTCCGGCATTTAAACCGGAGGCCGAGATTCCAAGCATTTCCCTTCGTCAAATCGAGATCTCTTCGACGGCCAACGGCGCGACGGTCAAACTGAGCGACGTTTCGGGCAGCAACTACACCATTGCGCCGGTGGATGCTCCCAAAGCCCTCTTGGTGGATGTAGCCAATGTGCAGTTAGGTCTCCTGCAGACGACGATGATTTCCCCACACGCTTTAATCAATAAAATTGAAGCCTCACGAATCACAGCTCAAGGAAAACTTTATGTCCGGGTGCGGATCGACTTGAACCAGGATGTCACGTTTCGGGAACGCCTGCAGGAAACTTCACTTTATATCGACCTCACACCCAAAGTGGTTGCAGTAGCGCCGACTCCCCCTCCTGTAATAACAACCCCGACGCCGCAACCAAGAGCGGTAGCCAAGCCCACGGCCCATAAGAAAGCTCCTCCGCTCAGACCGAAGTCCCAAAAGTCGGTTGCTAAGAAAGAACCCAAGAAATCCACAAAGAAGCGTGCTCCAATCGTAGCCTCTCGGCCAAGGGCTCCGGCTCCGCTGCCCATGAGAACTCCGTTTCCCGAAGCTAAGCCGGCGAAAAGGGATCAGGTATTGGCTGACCTCGGAATCGACGAGGGACTGACGTCGCCTCCTCCCGCGGCAGAACCTCCTCTTCCACATCTGGAGCCCGAAGGCGCCTCACCCCCTGTCGTAGCGCCTCCACCCGCCGGTGCGGGAATCGAAACAGCTCCACCGGCACCGGCCGAAGCCCCTTCGGGAACGGAATCGCCTCCTCTGGACCTTGATGTCATGTTTGCGGATGGACAACCGACACCTGCAGCCGCTCCCACCCAGGCCCCAAAGGTGGCCGCGATCCCGCCTCCAACTTCAGGTAAATTCGACACGTCTCAGATCCTGGCAAAACTTCCGGGAGTCACGGAAATTGAGGTGTCCAACGATGGATCCAAAACGGTGGTGACGATCAAGCGAGAATCAAATACGCCGCATAAAGTGTTTAAAATGGTCAATCCCAACCGCGTCGTTGTCGATTTTCTGGATTCGGCAAACAAGCTCAAGAAGGAGTATCCGGCCTATCCCGGGACTAAAGTCGAACGAATAACCACACAACAGTTCGCCGGACCGGACGGAACGATTGCGCGAATCATGATTTATGTGGGGGGGCTTCCGGTTTATGAAAAATCGATGAGTGGAAGCTCTCTTGTCTTGAAACTGCCTTAAACGTTCAATTCGCTTTTAGCCGAGGTGGTGGAACTGGCAGACGCGGCGGACTCAAAATCCAAGGGGCGTATAGGTTAACTCTTGTCCCGACGGCGCAAAGTCTTAAGTGTGGGCCTACTTGGGTTGGTAGCGTTAACCGGTGCATTAGCATTTAATTATCCTTCTTTTTGGGCTTCTCATCTGTGGCCAGTTCCACAACAACAATCCGGAGAAATTGTCTGGGATTACTGGATTCGCGCTGCCAGCACTTCACTTCTGCCGAAATGGCTGACGAAAGACCGCCGCAACATCGTTGAATCGTCACAACATGGCCTCTCAATAAGGTTGCACGACGCGGCTATGAAGCAAATGACTCCACGCTTGCGAATATTATTAAATAATTCCAAGGAGCCAAGACAGCTTCCGCCAGAAAAGTTGCGGCCCCCTTCATACAACATGGATGTGTTTCCTTCGGATCGTTTCGGGATCACCGCTGCGTTACCAAAGGACTCTCTCGCCCTTGAAGTCTTGGGGCCAAGACAGCTCGACTGCAGATTCATACTCAATTCCAATCCGAAGCCGGTCGATGGTGAAGGAGGAGGCCCAATTTTCTTTTTTATTCGTGCCGTATGCCCCTGCAGGGGTTATCCGGGGAGGTGGTCTGTTTTGGAAAAAATAGGGGGCGGAGATTTGGTACGCCCTTGGCACGGTGGCACAGCCGACCTATGTATTCCAATAGATCCTAAAGTCCTCTTGAACCGACCGCCTCTGTGGGAAGACTGCAAGAGATGGGAAAAGCCATTTCCAACGGTATTTTGGTTCGATCAAAAAGAAACACTCGAAAAAGATCGATATTGGCATATTAACAATGACCTACGTTGCATGAAGGGTAACCTCGAAGATGGTAATCTTCCCCTCTGGCCGATTTACGTTGAGCACCATGGCAAGCTCCGCCGTGCTTCAGAAGCAGATATGAAGTTCGTGTCCCAAGGTATTTTTAAGATCCCCGATTGATTCCAACCAACTACCAATCAGACGCAGTATCCGCGGGACACATGCGGCTGCGGGCCTAGACAAAGCTGTTAGCTGTTCGCTGGGTTGCCAATATGAGTACACGTAATCTAAAACCCGCTTCCGGATTTAGGTCTAATGGTGTGGGTGCCTACAAGAAGCGGACAGAAAAATCGACACTTTTGAATTATTGATCTGGACGGGATATAGAAAAACCCAATTATTTCAATAAAGCCGAGGTGGCGGAACTGGCAGACGCGGCGGACTCAAAATCCGCAGTCTCGTAAGAGATGTGGGGGTTCAATTCCCCCCCTCGGCACTCAAGTTGATCTATCCTCTTAAAATCATTTCGAAGTTTCCCCAACATAGGGTCATTGGGTCAACAAAAGTCAACAGGTCGGCATTTTGTTTTCGTGAAAATCCGTTGGTTGACGTTTGGGTCAACACTGGGTCAACACGCAAAATGCGATTAAACGACTGACCGTTGCTTGATCGAAATGATGTTGGAGGATGATGGACTCGTGGGACTTCCGTCCCCGTGCTTTGCATGACCCAGTGTAAAATGGATCATCGCTTTTCGCTGCGTTCTCTCCGCCACCTTTGCGTAATGCTGCGTGACGCGGAGATCCTGGTGCCCAAGCGCGGCTTGGGTGGCGCGAATGTCATTCGTTCGTTCCGAAAAAATCGTCGCAAACGTATGACGAAGCACGTGGGTCGAACGGGTGGGAAGGCCACAAGCACGAAACGCTTTCTTGAACGCGTTTTGAACTGCCGGATATTTCAGGAGCCCTCCGTCTCGATGAAAGACGTACGGCCCCTTCGCGCCCTTCTCCCGCCATTCTCCGAGAAGTTCAACTAACCTCTCCGGAATTACGACCGTTCGAGGGCGCCCCGTTTTGGTTCTTTCACGGATCGCCGGCGCTTTCGTTCGAAAGTGCCAAAAGCAAACCCGCTTGATTTCCACCGTTCGACTTTCGAGATCGACACATTAAGATACGACACACGCGTCGATTTTTTCGGATACGCAGGATCGATCAACTGCTGTAACCATTGATCGATGTCGTACGCCGAGAGTTCCTCCACCGATATGTCCAAGATCGGCTGAAAATGAATCAGCTCCTGAACATACTTCTCCCAGGTATTGATCGCGAAGCGGGGTTTCGACCAGTCCCGCCAATCTTCAACCAAGGCCGCAAGCGTGTAGGTGGAAGACTTCGTCCGAATCTCCGTAAGATTTGGATTCGTCTCGATCCGCCACGAGCGCGCTTCCTCCAGCGTTTCGAATGTGCGCGCTTGTTGGACAAGCTCTCCGCCTACACGGACCCTCCGAATCGCCCGATACGGCTTTGCCGGGCGTCCACCTCGTGAAACCACCTCCACATATTTCCCTTTTTCATTGTGCCAGACGTGAACTTTGAAAATGCCCGGATGCCCGTGCATTTTCTTGAGTTTCCGTCGCGGACGTATTTTCGTTTGCTGATTATCCATAAGGATGACTCCTTTCCGATAACCATCTGCGAAGGACGTCCGAGTGAAAGCGAACCATCCGGGGCGTCGGCCGGACCGTTGGAATTCGGCCTTCCGAAACCATGTTGCGGATCGTTCGCTCGCTGCATTGAAGCAGCTTGGCCACATCACTGACTGTGAGCAATCGACCTATTCCGTTTTCAAAGAGTGGTTTCGGCTTTACACCGTATTGAGCCGATGCGAACGAGCTCACTCTACCACCCCACATCGGTCGAAAAAATCATTTTTACAACGACTCAAACTCACAGCCTTACTCCTCGATTTTACAAATCAATCCCCCAGCCTTTGCCTCGGCTTCGGCCGAGATCTTTATCGATTTGGCGTTGTCGCCGCCTATCTTCCTGTCGTTCAAGTTCTCGTTCGGCAGCGATGCGTTCTCTCTCTTCGTCGAAGGGCCTCAGCGCTTTGCGGATTTTTTCAGGAAGTTCTCGACGATTCCCTCCAATCTCTGCGCCAAGGTCGGATCCAGCTCCCGAATGACTTCCCATTTGACCGCGGCCGCCTGCTCTTCCTTCGTAGATTGCCAGTCCCATACGGAGGACACACTCAAAACTAGAACGCTCACCAAGAGCGCTCCCAGGAGGCTGTGGACCCAGACTTTCAACGTGAGACCTCGGTTTTGAAATTCGATCTCTCG includes:
- a CDS encoding recombinase family protein; the encoded protein is MTNSFQLLAEGEVLFAVMAIRYFLYVRKSTDSEERQMLSIEAQLAEVRVLAEKEHLQIVAEFTESMTAKMPGRPIFNQMIARVERGDAQGILSWHPDRLARNSIDGGRIVYLLDCGKLTSLKFPTFWFENTPQGKFMMSLAFGQSKLYVDSLSENVRRGIRQKLRRGEWPGWAPIGYLNDKTSRKIVVDPIEGPRVRRLFETYASGRVRLNDLRDQAHEWGMKSRTGKPLHRSHIHVMLSNAFYFGLLKHAGEVYQGTHEPMVSKDLFDQVQSVLHRLGRTHFSRKHHFPFLGLAKCVTCDGGITAERQRGHHYYRCSRKRGRCTEPYLREESFADQIQRAIAAVALPDDTFQKMLAALAKEQEASSQPIEKLKAETRETVGDISKKLDRLLDAHLDETIEKAEYLSKKELLLNEKLRLEERLRKLEQTRMGWLEPTKNFLIAAHRAGAIATSDDMAERKEFLKKIGSNVRLGAKRLRFDYEKPWVILARAEKNANWSG
- a CDS encoding M23 family metallopeptidase, with protein sequence MNRTSVPSIPRTWEVLLRPESFHAIRFGSSTIAISLVCLLALAFFSIADYREVVFQDRENALNVAQSKQDQERTQFAQWLQEKERDFNRYLWITGELSSEQSDTPATQSAEVPSYDALRAGIERLENRIRVLSDFQARDEDYFWYVPSISPVALEEDFTLATGPLTMKEIRRGLSGVSSKHGVRVHPIDGKKEMHYGIDIFCPLDTKVRATANGTVLFVGQYSADEDNLRHSFGNFVTIGHGDTGIETLYAHLDKVLVRKGQVVHRGDAIASSGNTGSSTGPHVHYEVIRNGIKVNPLNYISDVPLVEAGKKIFYVKNRKAPSSKKLAWRSR
- a CDS encoding HU family DNA-binding protein; this translates as MTKAELVEKVATSLKHRELSKAAINEISDALFENLAKGVKKDRRFTYPGFGTFTVRMRKARKGRNPQTGAVINIPASKTIGFRPSPELKQTL
- a CDS encoding transglycosylase SLT domain-containing protein — its product is MWPLALLPAALASPHVSMELDGQRFFTTDLTEPQMDAVRAEIESDIRTERRKKDLPSDQKSALDMAEGLLHLNQGNLKKAIEYFHKAQKDSLLQDAALFYEARALRRLGTDAGQAGNPGDSINRCNEALAVLSRLAETDAGPFSDRAPEEHAQATLCYVRGLLKKNRTQEVRPQLFSILQSDMSLDDADRKLFWASMARILISEDEPVEARYWVDRGLQTFPEEPAFQELVKDLPPLPTLPARSMYRESWSQGRPRPQPEEKLFREAVDLQKKGHAPDAVEKLTLILRQYPNTIAAEKASVRLRSLVVEQLGYGSKSFAGIIHHLPAAPLHDLARAVWDEGFNREGAKIFEVFVKRFPDHPKCGGALYALGRIAEDRSRWSDARKWFEAIVRAHSTNSFFERAHFKVAWLSYLMKDFQKSIEYLQYGLSLRGRSMDPGEYLYWLAQAYDRSGRSKEARKYREELGKTAPLSYYAFLSDQLPTINQVLPSAPPPSDFWNSYRLRKARSYLSAGIPYGAAKVLDGVDLDIDPAASEWVALLYAVAREHSSAIRLTGDLIRRERRAGIPKHLAEIYFPVEFDETIRQYASSNELDPLLLFSLIKQESAYQENAESRTGALGLMQLMPQTAREVTKEGGESVPEKTELLVSHRNVELGARYLKKQLINYNGNLVYALAAYNAGPRKVDIWVRQWKKLPNEEFIELIPFPETRNYVKSIVRNYAFYAQLLEQRKVQPSDLQLVTRK
- a CDS encoding AMIN domain-containing protein — protein: MIKTILEITAKKGYTNIMLKTLLRTVLVIIVLAGVFFFALRMWESRRGAPAFKPEAEIPSISLRQIEISSTANGATVKLSDVSGSNYTIAPVDAPKALLVDVANVQLGLLQTTMISPHALINKIEASRITAQGKLYVRVRIDLNQDVTFRERLQETSLYIDLTPKVVAVAPTPPPVITTPTPQPRAVAKPTAHKKAPPLRPKSQKSVAKKEPKKSTKKRAPIVASRPRAPAPLPMRTPFPEAKPAKRDQVLADLGIDEGLTSPPPAAEPPLPHLEPEGASPPVVAPPPAGAGIETAPPAPAEAPSGTESPPLDLDVMFADGQPTPAAAPTQAPKVAAIPPPTSGKFDTSQILAKLPGVTEIEVSNDGSKTVVTIKRESNTPHKVFKMVNPNRVVVDFLDSANKLKKEYPAYPGTKVERITTQQFAGPDGTIARIMIYVGGLPVYEKSMSGSSLVLKLP
- a CDS encoding helix-turn-helix domain-containing protein, coding for MSSFASAQYGVKPKPLFENGIGRLLTVSDVAKLLQCSERTIRNMVSEGRIPTVRPTPRMVRFHSDVLRRWLSERSHPYG